Proteins found in one Litorihabitans aurantiacus genomic segment:
- the nrdF gene encoding class 1b ribonucleoside-diphosphate reductase subunit beta, with the protein MIDKLKLVSRVNAINWNRLEDDKDAEVWDRLTSNFWLPEKVPVSNDIPSWGTLTQEEKLLTMRVFTGLTLLDTIQGTVGAVSLIPDALTPHEEAVYTNIAFMESVHAKSYSSIFSTLCSTKEIDEAFRWSEENEHLQRKAEIVMKYYQGDDPLKRKVASTLLESFLFYSGFYLPMYWSSRAKLTNTADVIRLIIRDEAVHGYYIGYKFQKGLAKETQERRDELQAYTYELLDELFDNEEKYTEDLYDGVGLTEDVKMFLRYNANKALMNLGYDALYPKELTDVNPAILAALAPGGDENHDFFSGSGSSYVIGKAVTTEDDDWDF; encoded by the coding sequence ATGATCGACAAGCTGAAGCTCGTCAGCCGGGTCAACGCCATCAACTGGAACCGCCTCGAGGACGACAAGGACGCCGAGGTCTGGGACCGCCTGACCTCGAACTTCTGGCTCCCCGAGAAGGTGCCGGTCTCCAACGACATCCCGTCGTGGGGCACGCTGACGCAGGAGGAGAAGCTCCTCACGATGCGCGTGTTCACCGGTCTGACGCTGCTCGACACGATCCAGGGCACGGTCGGCGCCGTCAGCCTGATCCCGGACGCGCTCACGCCGCACGAGGAGGCCGTCTACACGAACATCGCGTTCATGGAGTCGGTGCACGCCAAGAGCTACTCCTCGATCTTCTCGACGCTGTGCTCGACCAAGGAGATCGACGAGGCGTTCCGCTGGTCGGAGGAGAACGAGCACCTCCAGCGCAAGGCCGAGATCGTCATGAAGTACTACCAGGGTGACGACCCGCTCAAGCGCAAGGTCGCCTCGACCCTGCTGGAATCGTTCCTGTTCTACTCGGGCTTCTACCTGCCGATGTACTGGTCCAGCCGCGCCAAGCTCACCAACACGGCCGACGTGATCCGCCTGATCATCCGGGACGAGGCCGTGCACGGGTACTACATCGGCTACAAGTTCCAGAAGGGGCTGGCCAAGGAGACCCAGGAGCGCCGCGACGAGCTGCAGGCGTACACCTACGAGCTGCTCGACGAGCTGTTCGACAACGAGGAGAAGTACACCGAGGATCTCTACGACGGCGTCGGGCTGACCGAGGACGTCAAGATGTTCCTGCGGTACAACGCCAACAAGGCGCTGATGAACCTCGGCTACGACGCGCTGTACCCGAAGGAGCTCACCGACGTGAACCCGGCCATCCTGGCCGCGCTCGCGCCCGGCGGCGACGAGAACCACGACTTCTTCTCGGGCTCGGGCTCGTCCTACGTGATCGGCAAGGCCGTCACCACGGAGGACGACGACTGGGACTTCTGA
- a CDS encoding LLM class F420-dependent oxidoreductase: MRFGLHTGYWSAGPPPGMADAVAWADTHGIDSIWTAEAYGSDALTPLAWWGATTSRVRLATGIAQMSARTPTATAMAALTLDHLSEGRFVLGLGASGPQVVEGWYGQPYARPLARTREYVAIVRDVLRREAPVTAPGPAYPLPLPDGVPGGTGQGKPLRATVHPRRADLPLHLAAQGPRNTALAAEIADGWLPAFLSPALDGEARALLAEGFAARGEDRRPDGEHDPAFEVCATVPVAVADSVADAVDLLRPHLALYAGGMGSQQTNFHREAMARLGYGEALTEVAAHYAAGDRGRAAAAVPEELVREVCLVGTPSDVAAQVARWETTCVTTLVLQTDPRALPALEPLLAAG; encoded by the coding sequence ATGAGGTTCGGACTGCACACCGGCTACTGGTCCGCCGGTCCCCCGCCCGGGATGGCCGACGCCGTCGCGTGGGCCGACACCCACGGGATCGACTCGATCTGGACCGCCGAGGCGTACGGCTCCGACGCGCTGACGCCGCTCGCCTGGTGGGGCGCGACCACCTCCCGCGTGCGCCTCGCGACCGGCATCGCCCAGATGTCCGCCCGCACCCCGACCGCCACCGCGATGGCGGCGCTCACGCTCGACCACCTCAGCGAGGGGCGGTTCGTGCTCGGGCTCGGAGCGTCCGGGCCGCAGGTCGTCGAGGGCTGGTACGGCCAGCCGTACGCGCGGCCGCTCGCCCGCACCCGCGAGTACGTCGCCATCGTCCGCGACGTGCTGCGCCGCGAGGCCCCGGTCACCGCACCCGGCCCCGCCTACCCGCTCCCGCTGCCCGACGGCGTGCCCGGCGGCACCGGTCAGGGCAAGCCCCTGCGCGCCACGGTCCACCCCCGGCGCGCCGACCTCCCCCTCCACCTCGCGGCCCAGGGGCCGCGCAACACCGCGCTCGCGGCCGAGATCGCCGACGGCTGGCTGCCCGCGTTCCTCTCCCCCGCGCTCGACGGCGAGGCGCGCGCCCTCCTCGCCGAGGGCTTCGCGGCCCGCGGCGAGGACCGCCGTCCCGACGGCGAGCACGACCCCGCGTTCGAGGTGTGCGCGACCGTGCCGGTCGCCGTCGCGGACAGCGTGGCCGACGCCGTCGACCTCCTGCGTCCGCACCTCGCCCTGTACGCGGGCGGGATGGGGTCGCAGCAGACCAACTTCCACCGCGAGGCGATGGCGCGGCTCGGGTACGGCGAGGCACTGACCGAGGTCGCGGCGCACTACGCCGCCGGCGATCGCGGGCGGGCGGCCGCCGCGGTGCCCGAGGAGCTGGTGCGCGAGGTGTGCCTGGTGGGCACGCCGTCGGACGTCGCGGCGCAGGTGGCGCGCTGGGAGACCACGTGCGTCACCACCCTGGTCCTGCAGACGGACCCGCGCGCGCTGCCGGCGCTGGAGCCGCTGCTCGCGGCCGGCTGA
- a CDS encoding HSP90 family protein: protein MPETGGVDGGSGPDGAGGGGARPEAFRVDLRGVVDILSHHLYSSPRVYVRELLQNARDAVVARQDVDEAGGSGGAAAPPDGITVTVEREEGAVTVADTGIGLTAQEMREVLATIGASSKTGDLTQARRRFLGQFGIGLLACFLVADEIEVRSRSARTPDAPTLVWTGRADGTFTVATAAHPLPRSGTRVRVRARPDDREWVEPARVEMLVRRFAGLLDVPVRWHGGHDADGGALVTTSAPWAGDDAAAAAWCERELGFAPLAVVRLDVALAGVRGLALVADTPGRVGHRRGDRVYSRGMLVADDNTQLAPDWAYFVRLVVEAGELPLTASRESLQDGALLGEVREQVGAQVRAGVERLATGDPAAFARFLEVHATGLLAMAAVDAEMLDLVVRHVPWETSEGPLTLAHAMRTRTGVRYATSRSDFAAFAPIHRAAGDLLVNGSYVYGAEILERVRFASTGSGRIRPFDRHAYLRGLAVPATGDADAAALTRVAAPVLARFDVDLDVRRFEPASVPVLLVGGARGATAGDAVGPDARDDADPFADLLDGPAHAPARTRLVMNLASPAVGALATLPDAEVRADAVAGLYVTALLLAGERVDERHGALLSDAWRSVILAAGGSL, encoded by the coding sequence GTGCCTGAGACGGGCGGGGTCGACGGCGGGTCCGGGCCCGACGGCGCGGGCGGGGGAGGGGCCCGGCCCGAGGCGTTCCGCGTCGACCTGCGCGGCGTCGTCGACATCCTGTCCCACCACCTCTACTCCAGCCCGCGCGTCTACGTGCGCGAGCTCCTGCAGAACGCGCGCGACGCCGTCGTGGCCCGGCAGGACGTTGACGAGGCCGGCGGGTCCGGCGGGGCCGCTGCACCGCCGGACGGCATCACCGTCACGGTCGAGCGCGAGGAGGGCGCGGTGACCGTCGCCGACACGGGGATCGGCCTGACGGCGCAGGAGATGCGCGAGGTTCTGGCCACGATCGGCGCCTCCAGCAAGACCGGCGACCTGACGCAGGCCCGCCGCCGCTTCCTCGGGCAGTTCGGCATCGGCCTGCTCGCGTGCTTCCTCGTGGCCGACGAGATCGAGGTCCGCTCGCGCAGCGCGCGCACCCCGGACGCGCCGACGCTCGTGTGGACGGGGCGGGCCGACGGCACCTTCACCGTCGCGACGGCGGCGCACCCGCTCCCCCGTTCCGGTACCCGGGTGCGGGTCCGGGCCCGCCCGGACGACCGCGAGTGGGTCGAGCCCGCGCGGGTGGAGATGCTCGTGCGCCGGTTCGCCGGGCTGCTCGACGTGCCCGTGCGGTGGCACGGGGGCCACGACGCCGACGGCGGAGCGCTCGTCACGACGTCGGCCCCCTGGGCGGGCGACGACGCCGCAGCCGCCGCCTGGTGCGAGCGCGAGCTCGGTTTCGCGCCGCTCGCGGTGGTGCGCCTCGACGTCGCCCTCGCCGGGGTGCGGGGGCTGGCGCTCGTGGCCGACACCCCCGGCCGCGTCGGTCACCGCCGCGGGGACCGCGTGTACTCGCGCGGCATGCTCGTGGCCGACGACAACACCCAGCTCGCCCCCGACTGGGCCTACTTCGTGCGGCTCGTCGTGGAGGCGGGGGAGCTGCCGCTCACCGCGTCCCGCGAGTCGTTGCAGGACGGCGCGCTGCTCGGCGAGGTGCGCGAGCAGGTCGGGGCGCAGGTGCGCGCGGGCGTCGAGCGTCTCGCGACCGGCGACCCGGCGGCGTTCGCGCGCTTCCTCGAGGTGCACGCCACGGGGCTGCTGGCGATGGCCGCCGTCGACGCGGAGATGCTCGACCTCGTGGTCCGGCACGTGCCGTGGGAGACGAGCGAGGGACCCCTCACGCTGGCGCACGCGATGCGGACGCGGACCGGCGTGCGCTACGCGACGTCGCGCTCCGACTTCGCCGCGTTCGCGCCGATCCACCGGGCCGCGGGCGACCTGCTGGTCAACGGCTCCTACGTCTACGGGGCCGAGATCCTCGAGCGCGTCCGGTTCGCGTCCACCGGGTCGGGGCGCATCCGGCCCTTCGACCGGCACGCCTACCTGCGCGGCCTCGCGGTGCCCGCGACCGGGGACGCGGACGCCGCGGCCCTGACGCGCGTGGCGGCGCCCGTGCTCGCACGGTTCGACGTCGACCTCGACGTGCGCCGGTTCGAGCCCGCGTCGGTGCCGGTGCTGCTGGTGGGCGGGGCGCGCGGGGCGACCGCGGGCGACGCCGTCGGGCCCGACGCCCGCGACGACGCCGACCCGTTCGCCGACCTGCTCGACGGACCCGCCCACGCCCCGGCGCGGACCCGGCTCGTCATGAACCTGGCCAGCCCGGCCGTCGGGGCGCTCGCGACCCTGCCGGACGCGGAGGTGCGCGCGGACGCCGTCGCCGGCCTGTACGTGACGGCCCTGCTGCTGGCGGGCGAGCGCGTCGACGAGCGGCACGGCGCGCTCCTCTCGGACGCCTGGCGGTCGGTGATCCTCGCCGCGGGCGGTTCCCTCTGA
- the nrdE gene encoding class 1b ribonucleoside-diphosphate reductase subunit alpha, with protein sequence MDYHALNAMLNLYGPDGRLQLDADHAAARQYFLQHVNQNTVFFHDLDEKLSYLVEEGYYEGEVLAKYSREFLHRIWDEAFAFKFRFSTFLGAFKYYTSYTLKTFDGKRYLERFEDRVVMVALTLADGDEALASAMVEEVITGRFQPATPTFLNAGKQQRGELVSCFLLRIEDNMESIARGINSALQLSKRGGGVALLLSNIREHGAPIKKIENQSSGVIPVMKLLEDSFSYANQLGARQGAGAVYLSAHHPDILRFLDTKRENADEKIRIKTLSLGVVIPDITFELAKKNEDMYLFSPYDVERVYGVPFSEISVTEKYAEMVDDGRIRKTKIKARDFFQLLAEIQFESGYPYIVFEDTVNAANPIAGRVTMSNLCSEILQVSTASTFNDDLSYDVVGRDISCNLGSLNIAKAMDSTDFARTIETSIRSLTAVSDQTQITSVPSVQEGNDASHSIGLGQMNLHGYLARERIHYGSAEGVDFTNIYFYTVAFHALRASNKLSIERGTTFRGFADSQYASGEYFDKYTEQVWEPATERVRQLFADAGIAIPTQEDWRELKASVAEHGIYNAYLQAVPPTGSISYINHSTSSIHPIVAPIEIRKEGKIGRVYYPAPYLSDENLEYYQDAYEIGYEKIIDTYAAATQHVDQGLSLTLFFKDTATTRDVNRAQIYAWRKGIKTLYYIRLRQAALEGTEVEGCVSCTL encoded by the coding sequence ATGGACTACCACGCCCTCAACGCGATGCTGAACCTGTACGGCCCCGACGGCCGGCTGCAGCTCGACGCCGACCACGCGGCCGCGCGGCAGTACTTCCTGCAGCACGTCAACCAGAACACCGTGTTCTTCCACGACCTCGACGAGAAGCTCTCCTACCTCGTCGAGGAGGGCTACTACGAGGGCGAGGTGCTCGCGAAGTACTCCCGCGAGTTCCTCCACCGAATCTGGGACGAGGCGTTCGCGTTCAAGTTCCGCTTCTCCACGTTCCTCGGCGCGTTCAAGTACTACACCTCGTACACGCTCAAGACGTTCGACGGCAAGCGCTACCTCGAGCGCTTCGAGGACCGCGTCGTCATGGTCGCCCTCACGCTGGCCGACGGCGACGAGGCGCTCGCGAGCGCGATGGTCGAGGAGGTCATCACCGGCCGCTTCCAGCCCGCGACGCCGACGTTCCTCAACGCCGGCAAGCAGCAGCGCGGCGAGCTCGTCTCGTGCTTCCTGCTCCGCATCGAGGACAACATGGAGTCCATCGCGCGCGGCATCAACTCCGCGCTGCAGCTGTCCAAGCGCGGCGGCGGCGTGGCGCTCCTGCTGAGCAACATCCGCGAGCACGGCGCGCCGATCAAGAAGATCGAGAACCAGTCCTCCGGCGTCATCCCCGTGATGAAGCTGCTCGAGGACTCCTTCTCCTACGCCAACCAGCTCGGTGCGCGCCAGGGCGCCGGCGCCGTCTACCTCTCGGCGCACCACCCCGACATCCTGCGGTTCCTCGACACCAAGCGCGAGAACGCGGACGAGAAGATCCGCATCAAGACGCTGTCCCTCGGCGTCGTCATCCCGGACATCACGTTCGAGCTCGCGAAGAAGAACGAGGACATGTACCTGTTCTCGCCCTACGACGTCGAGCGCGTCTACGGCGTGCCGTTCTCGGAGATCTCCGTGACGGAGAAGTACGCCGAGATGGTCGACGACGGCCGCATCCGCAAGACGAAGATCAAGGCCCGCGACTTCTTCCAGCTCCTCGCGGAGATCCAGTTCGAGTCGGGCTACCCCTACATCGTGTTCGAGGACACGGTGAACGCCGCCAACCCGATCGCGGGCCGCGTCACGATGAGCAACCTGTGCTCGGAGATCCTCCAGGTCTCCACCGCCTCGACGTTCAACGACGACCTGAGCTACGACGTCGTGGGCCGCGACATCTCGTGCAACCTGGGCTCGCTCAACATCGCGAAGGCGATGGACTCGACCGACTTCGCGCGCACGATCGAGACGTCCATCCGGTCGCTCACGGCCGTCTCGGACCAGACGCAGATCACGTCGGTCCCCTCGGTCCAGGAGGGCAACGACGCGTCGCACTCCATCGGTCTGGGCCAGATGAACCTGCACGGCTACCTCGCCCGCGAGCGGATCCACTACGGCAGCGCCGAGGGCGTCGACTTCACGAACATCTACTTCTACACGGTCGCGTTCCACGCCCTGCGCGCCTCGAACAAGCTCTCGATCGAGCGCGGCACCACGTTCCGCGGCTTCGCCGACTCGCAGTACGCCTCGGGCGAGTACTTCGACAAGTACACGGAGCAGGTCTGGGAGCCGGCCACCGAGCGCGTGCGGCAGCTGTTCGCCGACGCCGGGATCGCGATCCCGACGCAGGAGGACTGGCGCGAGCTGAAGGCCAGCGTCGCCGAGCACGGCATCTACAACGCCTACCTGCAGGCGGTCCCGCCGACCGGCTCGATCTCCTACATCAACCACTCGACCAGCTCGATCCACCCGATCGTGGCCCCGATCGAGATCCGCAAGGAGGGCAAGATCGGGCGCGTCTACTACCCGGCGCCCTACCTGAGCGACGAGAACCTGGAGTACTACCAGGACGCGTACGAGATCGGCTACGAGAAGATCATCGACACCTACGCCGCCGCCACGCAGCACGTGGACCAGGGGCTGTCGCTGACGCTGTTCTTCAAGGACACCGCCACCACGCGCGACGTCAACCGGGCGCAGATCTACGCCTGGCGCAAGGGCATCAAGACGCTGTACTACATCCGCCTGCGCCAGGCCGCGCTCGAGGGCACCGAGGTCGAGGGCTGCGTCTCCTGCACCCTGTGA
- a CDS encoding uridine kinase family protein — protein MPEGDGLVELALGTPPGEPGHGPWRRTAVADLAQELLAPALEAQASRCVLAIDGRGGAGKSTLAARLLAAVPAATLVSTDDLAWHEPMFGWAPLALEVLAPYRAGEDVRLRPPAWERQGRDGVIEVSRTSPLLILEGTGAAQRALDAHLDAVVWVASDRERATQLGLARDIASGVNGDEAASRAFWDEWMTHEDAFFDEDRPWERADLVVAGTRPGVGGSADAGDSGDDAAPVEEDVLVASP, from the coding sequence ATGCCTGAGGGCGACGGGCTCGTCGAGCTCGCGCTGGGGACGCCGCCGGGTGAGCCGGGCCACGGGCCGTGGCGACGCACCGCCGTCGCCGACCTCGCCCAGGAGCTGCTCGCGCCCGCGCTCGAGGCTCAGGCGAGCCGGTGCGTGCTCGCGATCGACGGGCGCGGCGGCGCCGGGAAGTCGACGCTCGCGGCGCGGCTGCTCGCCGCCGTCCCCGCGGCCACGCTTGTCAGCACCGACGACCTCGCGTGGCACGAGCCGATGTTCGGCTGGGCGCCGCTCGCGCTCGAGGTGCTCGCGCCCTACCGCGCCGGCGAGGACGTCCGGCTGCGGCCGCCCGCGTGGGAGCGGCAGGGACGCGACGGCGTCATCGAGGTCTCCCGCACGAGCCCGCTGCTGATCCTCGAGGGCACCGGCGCGGCGCAGCGCGCGCTGGACGCCCACCTCGACGCCGTCGTGTGGGTCGCCTCGGACCGCGAGCGCGCGACCCAGCTCGGCCTCGCGCGCGACATCGCCTCGGGCGTCAACGGGGACGAGGCGGCGAGCCGCGCGTTCTGGGACGAGTGGATGACGCACGAGGACGCCTTCTTCGACGAGGACCGGCCGTGGGAGCGTGCCGACCTCGTGGTGGCGGGCACGCGGCCCGGCGTCGGCGGATCGGCCGACGCCGGGGACTCGGGCGACGACGCCGCACCGGTCGAGGAGGACGTGCTGGTCGCGTCTCCCTGA
- the nrdI gene encoding class Ib ribonucleoside-diphosphate reductase assembly flavoprotein NrdI yields MSLVYFSSVSENTHRFVGKLGLPAQRIPLRSREEPLVVTQEYVLILPTYGGGTTKGGAVPKQVVRFLNDPRNRSLIRGVIAAGNTNFGEAFCLAGDIVAAKCDVPYLYRFELLGTDQDVTRVREGLAQFWLRRSQIPA; encoded by the coding sequence ATGAGCCTCGTCTACTTCTCCTCCGTCTCCGAGAACACCCACCGCTTCGTGGGCAAGCTCGGGCTCCCGGCGCAGCGGATCCCGTTGCGCAGCCGCGAGGAGCCCCTCGTGGTCACGCAGGAGTACGTGCTGATCCTGCCGACCTACGGGGGTGGCACCACGAAGGGTGGCGCCGTCCCCAAGCAGGTCGTCCGGTTCCTGAACGACCCCCGCAACCGCTCGCTCATCCGTGGCGTCATCGCCGCGGGGAACACGAACTTCGGCGAGGCGTTCTGCCTCGCGGGGGACATCGTCGCCGCCAAGTGCGACGTCCCCTACCTCTACCGCTTCGAACTCCTCGGCACCGATCAGGACGTCACGCGCGTCCGAGAAGGATTGGCACAGTTTTGGCTACGACGCTCGCAGATCCCGGCCTGA
- a CDS encoding amidohydrolase, which translates to MSSSTTSTTASSTVAFVGGHVVPVAAEAIPGGTVVVTDGVITAVGDSGTPVPDGARVVDASGSWVLPGFVESHGHLGVHEDGEGWSGNDTNEMTDPNGARFRALDGIDIEELGFRDALRGGVTTIVVKPGSGNPIGGRTVALKAWGGRTVDEQVLSADVSVKSALGENPKRVYGDRKQTPATRLGVAAVLREAFVAAQNYVARRDAALADGKPFDRNLTHETLAAVLAGELAWDQHAHRHDDITTAIRLAEEFGYRLVVNHGTEAHKIADVLAEKGIPVIFGPMLTSRSKVELRDRAIRNLALVAAAGVQVAITTDHPVVPIEQLVLQAQLAVREGLPSQVALEALTTNPAAILGLDAHVGALAEGRDGDVVLWSGDPLALDSRVRQVFIGGREVLRPGAAGRAPEVVERWERFGRTAWSPLTGEEAGR; encoded by the coding sequence ATGAGCTCCTCCACCACGTCCACCACCGCCTCGAGCACCGTCGCGTTCGTCGGCGGCCACGTCGTCCCCGTCGCCGCCGAGGCGATCCCGGGCGGCACCGTCGTCGTGACCGACGGCGTCATCACCGCGGTCGGCGACTCGGGCACCCCCGTGCCCGACGGCGCGCGCGTCGTCGACGCGAGCGGCTCCTGGGTCCTGCCCGGGTTCGTCGAGTCGCATGGCCACCTCGGCGTCCACGAGGACGGCGAGGGCTGGTCCGGCAACGACACCAACGAGATGACCGACCCGAACGGCGCCCGGTTCCGCGCCCTGGACGGCATCGACATCGAGGAGCTCGGGTTCCGCGACGCGCTGCGCGGCGGGGTCACGACGATCGTGGTCAAGCCCGGGTCGGGCAACCCGATCGGCGGGCGCACGGTCGCGCTCAAGGCGTGGGGCGGGCGCACGGTCGACGAGCAGGTCCTGTCCGCCGACGTGTCGGTGAAGTCCGCGCTCGGCGAGAACCCCAAGCGCGTCTACGGCGACCGCAAGCAGACGCCGGCCACGCGGCTCGGCGTCGCCGCGGTCCTGCGCGAGGCCTTCGTCGCGGCGCAGAACTACGTCGCCCGGCGCGACGCCGCGCTCGCCGACGGCAAGCCGTTCGACCGCAACCTCACGCACGAGACGCTCGCCGCGGTGCTCGCGGGCGAGCTGGCGTGGGACCAGCACGCGCATCGCCACGACGACATCACGACGGCGATCCGGCTCGCCGAGGAGTTCGGCTACCGCCTCGTGGTCAACCACGGCACCGAGGCTCACAAGATCGCGGACGTGCTCGCCGAGAAGGGCATCCCGGTCATCTTCGGCCCGATGCTGACCTCGCGCTCCAAGGTCGAGCTGCGCGACCGCGCCATCCGCAACCTCGCGCTGGTGGCGGCGGCCGGCGTCCAGGTCGCGATCACCACCGACCACCCCGTGGTGCCGATCGAGCAGCTCGTGCTGCAGGCGCAGCTCGCGGTGCGCGAGGGCCTGCCTTCGCAGGTCGCGCTCGAGGCGCTCACGACCAACCCGGCCGCGATCCTCGGTCTGGACGCGCACGTCGGCGCGCTGGCGGAGGGTCGCGACGGCGACGTCGTGCTCTGGTCGGGCGACCCGCTCGCGCTGGACTCGCGCGTGCGCCAGGTGTTCATCGGCGGCCGCGAGGTGCTGCGGCCCGGGGCCGCCGGGCGGGCGCCCGAGGTCGTCGAGCGCTGGGAGCGGTTCGGCCGCACGGCCTGGTCGCCCCTGACGGGTGAGGAGGCCGGCCGATGA
- a CDS encoding LLM class F420-dependent oxidoreductase: protein MDLRIFIEPQQGASYDDQLRVAQAAERLGYDAFFRSDHFLAMGGDGLPGPTDAWLTLGGLARETSTIRLGTLVTSATFRQPGLLAIQVAQVDAMSGGRVELGLGAGWFEREHAAYGFPFPQRRFGLLTEQLEIVTGLWSTPVGETFSHDGEHYTLVDSPALPKPVQSPLPVIVGGNGPRRTPALAARFAAEYNTSFPEIADIPTRFDAVRGACEEAGRDPGTLKLSAALVLAVGRDEAEFTRRAAAIGREPAELREHGIAGTVPEALDRLAQIRGWGADRVYLQVLDLSDLDHLELVAAEIAPHLR from the coding sequence ATGGATCTGCGCATCTTCATCGAGCCCCAGCAGGGCGCCTCCTACGACGACCAGCTCCGCGTGGCGCAGGCGGCCGAACGCCTCGGCTACGACGCGTTCTTCCGCTCCGACCACTTCCTCGCGATGGGCGGCGACGGGCTCCCGGGCCCCACCGACGCGTGGCTCACCCTCGGCGGCCTGGCCCGCGAGACCTCCACGATCCGGCTCGGCACGCTCGTCACGTCGGCGACATTCCGCCAGCCCGGACTGCTCGCGATCCAGGTCGCGCAGGTCGACGCGATGTCGGGCGGCCGCGTCGAGCTCGGCCTCGGGGCCGGCTGGTTCGAGCGCGAGCACGCCGCCTACGGCTTCCCGTTCCCGCAGCGCCGGTTCGGGCTGCTGACCGAGCAGCTCGAGATCGTCACCGGCCTGTGGTCCACCCCGGTGGGCGAGACCTTCTCGCACGACGGCGAGCACTACACCCTGGTCGACTCCCCCGCGCTGCCCAAGCCGGTGCAGTCGCCGCTGCCGGTGATCGTCGGGGGCAACGGTCCCCGCCGCACGCCCGCTCTCGCGGCCCGGTTCGCCGCCGAGTACAACACCAGCTTCCCGGAGATCGCCGACATCCCGACGCGGTTCGACGCGGTCCGCGGCGCGTGTGAGGAGGCGGGACGCGACCCCGGGACGCTGAAGCTGTCCGCGGCGCTGGTGCTCGCTGTCGGGCGCGACGAGGCCGAGTTCACGCGCCGGGCCGCGGCGATCGGGCGCGAGCCGGCCGAGCTGCGCGAGCACGGCATCGCTGGGACGGTGCCCGAGGCGCTGGACCGCCTGGCGCAGATCCGTGGGTGGGGCGCCGACCGCGTCTACCTGCAGGTGCTCGACTTGAGCGACCTGGACCACCTCGAGCTGGTCGCCGCGGAGATCGCGCCGCACCTGCGCTGA
- a CDS encoding low molecular weight protein-tyrosine-phosphatase, with the protein MTYTVMTVCTGNICRSPMAEVVLRKAFADAGLDVEVRSTAVTAYEIGNPIDSRARDVLVEAGFDVPARGAVQVTREDVATTDLALAMTGEHAGGLRRVGFPPEKVVLFRAFEDPELARERAAQLHEELAEDTPDPWFGDRDDFVQTLATIEACAPAIVDYVRARIGESAG; encoded by the coding sequence ATGACCTACACGGTGATGACCGTCTGCACCGGCAACATCTGCCGCTCGCCGATGGCCGAGGTGGTGCTGAGGAAGGCGTTCGCGGATGCCGGGCTCGACGTCGAGGTCCGCTCGACGGCGGTGACCGCCTACGAGATCGGCAACCCGATCGACTCCCGCGCCCGCGACGTCCTGGTCGAGGCCGGCTTCGACGTGCCCGCCCGCGGCGCCGTGCAGGTGACGCGCGAGGACGTCGCCACCACCGACCTCGCGCTCGCGATGACGGGTGAGCACGCGGGCGGGCTCCGCCGCGTCGGCTTCCCGCCCGAGAAGGTGGTGCTGTTCCGGGCCTTCGAGGACCCGGAGCTCGCGCGCGAGCGCGCGGCGCAGCTGCACGAGGAGCTGGCGGAGGACACGCCCGACCCCTGGTTCGGCGACCGCGACGACTTCGTCCAGACCCTCGCGACGATCGAGGCGTGCGCCCCGGCGATCGTGGACTACGTACGCGCCCGCATCGGCGAGTCAGCGGGCTGA
- the nrdH gene encoding glutaredoxin-like protein NrdH, with translation MSITVFSKPNCVQCTATYRALDKHGLSYEVVDLSVDAEALESVKALGYQQAPVVLANGDHWAGFRPDRIKALAAAAVEVPAQVS, from the coding sequence GTGAGCATCACCGTCTTCAGCAAGCCGAACTGCGTCCAGTGCACGGCCACCTACCGCGCGCTCGACAAGCACGGCCTGAGCTACGAGGTCGTCGACCTGAGCGTCGACGCCGAGGCCCTCGAGTCCGTCAAGGCGCTCGGGTACCAGCAGGCCCCGGTCGTGCTGGCGAACGGCGACCACTGGGCGGGCTTCCGCCCCGACCGCATCAAGGCGCTCGCCGCCGCCGCGGTCGAGGTCCCGGCCCAGGTCTCCTGA